Part of the Halopenitus persicus genome is shown below.
AGCTGGAACCACGCAAGGGCGTCAGAGAGCTTATTGACGTGATCCGGACGTGGAATGGACCGCCGGCCAGATTCTGGTTTGTCGGTGACGGTCCGCTCACCGGAAATATTCGGACTCTCGCGCATAACAAGGACAACGTAGAGTACTTCGGATACGTCTCTGAGGACGCTCAACTTGCGGATATCTATGCGAGTGCGGACGTTCTCACGCTACCTTCCTACCGGATCGACGACTGGGAAGAACTATTCGGTATCGTAGTCATCGAAGCATTCGCGTGCGGTCTTCCGGTGGTCGCGACTGACTGCGTCGGTCCGGCAGAAATAATTGACGAAGGTGAGACAGGGTACGTCGTCGGTCAACATAACACCGCGGCTCTCGAATCTCGCCTTAGCGAACTTCTCAGTTCACCTGACGACCGTGCTCAAATGAGTAAGCGGGCTCGAGAAGTCGCTGTCGAGCGGTACGACGACGATGAGGTATCTCGCCGATGGAAACGAGTACTCGGTCTGTAGTCCGTCAATCACAGGCCTAAGGGGTGAGTACTATATCTGTCTTCACTCTATGTAACCAAGTTCGCGAAGTCGTTCCTGAACCGCCTCGCTTTGCTCAGTTCTCTCCTCGCCTGCGCTGCCAGCCCGATACGCGTCGTGGTTCTCTCTCGGAGTCCCCACCATCGTTTCGAGGCGTTTCTTGTATGCTTCGACCACGTTCTGCTTGTCGGCTGCGAGGTCGGTAATCTCCCAGAAATCTGTCTGCATATCGTAGAGTTCGACCCGATCTGTCGCATCCCAAATGAGTTTGTAGGTATCGTCGACGAGCGCGACCTGATAGCTCGCCCACTCAGTCTCGCTGACGCCTTCAAACACCTCCCAAGGCTCATACGACAACTGCGTATCTATCCCGTAGTATTCGACGATCGCCTCACCGCTGGGTGAAAGCGTCTTTTCATCTCCCTCCGCTACCGACTGGAGATGAGAGCAGAGCTGGCGGAGCTCCGCGACCTCACCCTCAACTTCAACGTTTGTCCACGGATAGTCGATAATAAGTGGGACGTGACAGACATCGTTGTATACGCGACCTTGGTGGCCCCAAAGATCCGCATTTCCGAAGAAGTCGCCGTGGTCAGATAGAATAAGTAGCACCGTATCGTTACGGACTCCCTCGTCCCGGAGGAACACGTCGAACTCTCGAAGTTGGTCATCGAGGTACCGTATCTCCGCGTCATACAGCGCCTGCAGGATGATTCGGTCGCGATCCGTTATCTCGTCTAACCCGAAGCACGCACGCACTGACGAGTAGTCCAGAGCGTTCCGTATCTCGTCGAAGGATACGTCATCCGGCATAAACTCACGAATGTATCCGCGTGGCGGCCGGTACGGATCGTGTGTCTCTACGAAATTGGCGAATATGAAGAATGGTTCGTCCGCACTACGAACAATATCCCGTGCACTATCAAGCGCGGTACTCGCGCCGTCGTCCTGCCAGTATCCGTAATCCTTCCGCAGTTTCCGATACAACTGCGCGGCGCCGTTCACGAGACTCTTCGGCGACGGGTGGTGTGCTACAGTCTTCAAGAAGTACGTGTACTTCTCGCGTTCCGAATCGAATCCCTCCTTGTTCGCCTTCTCGGCCATTTGCTCGGCTACTGGATCCTCGTCGAACGGAAGGTCCCGTGAGGAAACGAACGGCACGTCTACGCTGTCGAACGCATCTGCCACCCCGAAATCACCGGATACAAGATGTGTTGACACCGCGTGTGTCGAGTATCCACGGTCATTCAAACCCTCGACGAGCGTGTTCTCTGTGATTCGCTTGTTCCAGTCGACCGCCCCGTGATCGCTGGGATACTGGCCCGTGAATATCGACCCGTACGACGGAAGACTGTAGATAGAGTTCGCGAACGCGCGGTCGTACCGGACACCGCTATCGGCGAGTGAGTCTATGAAAGGGCTCGTCTCACGGTCGTACCCATAACAAGAAAGATTCGATGCCCTCGCCGTGTCCAAGAGGATGAAAACGATGTTTGGTTTCATTAATTTCAATAGTAAACGTCAAGTTATTCAACGCTTCGACCATCATATTGAGTTACGGGTGGAAAGTGAGGCGTGTGATTTCTGGCATAGGCACCAAGAAATTACTCCGCCTCACCCTTCATTCTTAACTAAACACGACCCGCGTTCACTCTCAGGATTTATGTGACCGTAGCCGGTCTTTAGTGGCAATGGTAGAGGAGAGGATCTTAGAAATCGGTGCAGGACAATCACCGGATTCTCGCGCGACAGAAACATTAGACATTCGGGATGATCTCGAACACATCGACTACAGTGGTATCGATATCGGAGCCGACGAGTGGCCTGTCGGTAATGATTCAATCGATATGGTGATTGCGAATCATGTCGTTGAGCACGTATCACCGGAGTCGATCGGACACATCTTTGAGGAAGTTGATCGTGTCGTGCAAAAAGGTGGACGATTCCACGTTATTGTACCACATACTGGAACTTGGCAGGCGGCGACGGATCCTACCCATCAAGGTACCGGCGGATGGACACCTGATATTGTCGAGTATTTCACAGGAAATCTCGAGGAATATTTTCCTAAGTTAAAGTGGAATGTTAGTGCCAAGGCAAATCTGTCGTTTCCGCTGTTCCTGCGGGAACGACTCCGCCTGCACTTCACGATATCGAGCGGATCCATCTCGAGCGAAATCGTGAAGATTCCATTTGTTAGCGGCGAAGTGGAATTCTGGGCAACAATCCAGTAGTTGCGGACGTTGGTCATATCTCTATCGCATATATGTGTAGTTCAATACCATCAATATGAGCGTGGGGTACGTACAACAGGAGAGTTACTCGAACGCCTCCCGCAGCTCGGAGTCGACCTCCCACGTGCCGTCAGTCTTCCCACGCAGCAGTTCGACACTTGCCCGCAGCAGTGACACCTGTGTGTCGGAGATTGAGTAAAACGGCTGGAACGGCCCAAGTCTGTCGCTTTGGCCGAGGTACGCGAACACACACACAGCGGCAGGAAACGCGACCCCCACGACGCCGAACACTGATATGGCAGCTCCAATCCCGATCACGAGCGTCGCGGCGAGCAGCCAGGGTGAGACGATCATAAACCACCAGTTGAACGGGAGCACGACCTGCC
Proteins encoded:
- a CDS encoding glycosyltransferase, with the translated sequence METHEYDLDSNFDGIIGNLQFLGDALLWSRDERIVLGAEPFDPRVPLFQWLADRHDVVLHTSWPYWKTDFIPQPPRFNWQRRRWRSFLDDIRVVGVTEAATKSARAAGASDAVNIPHAVDTDIYTPDASTHRRDDLIVLFVGQLEPRKGVRELIDVIRTWNGPPARFWFVGDGPLTGNIRTLAHNKDNVEYFGYVSEDAQLADIYASADVLTLPSYRIDDWEELFGIVVIEAFACGLPVVATDCVGPAEIIDEGETGYVVGQHNTAALESRLSELLSSPDDRAQMSKRAREVAVERYDDDEVSRRWKRVLGL
- a CDS encoding sulfatase gives rise to the protein MKPNIVFILLDTARASNLSCYGYDRETSPFIDSLADSGVRYDRAFANSIYSLPSYGSIFTGQYPSDHGAVDWNKRITENTLVEGLNDRGYSTHAVSTHLVSGDFGVADAFDSVDVPFVSSRDLPFDEDPVAEQMAEKANKEGFDSEREKYTYFLKTVAHHPSPKSLVNGAAQLYRKLRKDYGYWQDDGASTALDSARDIVRSADEPFFIFANFVETHDPYRPPRGYIREFMPDDVSFDEIRNALDYSSVRACFGLDEITDRDRIILQALYDAEIRYLDDQLREFDVFLRDEGVRNDTVLLILSDHGDFFGNADLWGHQGRVYNDVCHVPLIIDYPWTNVEVEGEVAELRQLCSHLQSVAEGDEKTLSPSGEAIVEYYGIDTQLSYEPWEVFEGVSETEWASYQVALVDDTYKLIWDATDRVELYDMQTDFWEITDLAADKQNVVEAYKKRLETMVGTPRENHDAYRAGSAGEERTEQSEAVQERLRELGYIE
- a CDS encoding methyltransferase domain-containing protein, coding for MVEERILEIGAGQSPDSRATETLDIRDDLEHIDYSGIDIGADEWPVGNDSIDMVIANHVVEHVSPESIGHIFEEVDRVVQKGGRFHVIVPHTGTWQAATDPTHQGTGGWTPDIVEYFTGNLEEYFPKLKWNVSAKANLSFPLFLRERLRLHFTISSGSISSEIVKIPFVSGEVEFWATIQ